Genomic DNA from Fimbriimonas ginsengisoli Gsoil 348:
CCATGAAACGGAGTTGCACCTCGCTCGGATTCGTTCCGTCCTTCAACTTCGGAACGATCGACGCCGGGCGGAGCTTGGACACGGCGGTCGCGAACGTTTTCAGAAGCGCCGGCTTTCCGTAGTCCGAAGTTCTTTTGAAGACCCTCGACGCGGCGGCCTTCCATTCTTGCGGCGTCAGATTGTCGGATTTCCCGGCGAACAGGGCGGTGGCGCCGTAGATTCGTCGCCATCGTCCTTCGGACTTCGAAGCTTTCAGGTCGTCGGCCAGCAGGAGCGCCTGCTGAATCTGCTCGCTAAGGGGCGTGACCGTATGCCCTTTCCGCTGGGCGACCGAAAAGGGGACGAGGCCGTACCACATCATCCCCTTGAAGTACTGCTTCAGGGCGGGGGTGCGGGAGTAGTGGCCACGCACGATGAACTGCGAATAGTCCAGGTCGTAAGGAAAGATCGACGATCTCTGCCGTCCGGTGGCACCCTGGATCTTGCCGAGTTCGAGATCGACCAAACCCCGGGCAGTATCGGGCGCCCTCGCGCCGTCGTTCAAGAGACGATCGGCCACGGCGAAGTAGGCAAGGTTCTTAAGGGCCGGCTTCGCGAGCGGGGTTCCCTTCTGGGCGCGGTAGGTCTTCTCGGCTTGAAGCACCATGTCGTGCGTCAGTTTTCGAAGCTCCGGAAGAAGCGCTTTTTCCTCGACGCCTCGGAGAGTCGACTCGAAGAAAGTGTGATAGATCTGGAGGACGTTGTCGGTGGTGACGAAGCTGGGGATTTCGCGGTAATCGTTCGATCCGTAGACCCAGTACAGCGCTTTATCGTCCGACGGGGCGGTGAAGAACATGTTCTTCCGCAGCGCGGCAAGATGAGGGGCTTTGAGAAAGACCGATTTTCTGACCTTGGCGAGGTTCGAAATCTCGTGCAGATCGGAAGAGAGTGAAGCGGCGCGCTGCGCGTGGGCGGTGGTGCTTGCGGCGAGGCAAATGGCGAAAGTAAGGACGCTATTCGATTTGTTCATTGCAGTCCGCCGAGGTCCATCCGAATGGGCTTGCCACTCACAACAACGGCGATCTTGCCTCTGTAACGAACAAGCTTTTCGGCCGTTTCTAAGACCTTCTCGGATCCCACGCTAGAGAACCCGAAGCCCGACCATCGCAGGCATCTTACGGCAACTTTTCCGCCGAAAGTCCTTTCGAGTGTCCATAGGGTTTGCCCTCTGCCACGGTCTCGGGGGCCTAGACAGAAGTCGACGAGAGGCCGTCCCACGGTGGAGCCGAGCCACTTCTTGTGCAGGTGGCGGCCGTCGAACGTGTAGAAGAAAACGGAGGTGTGGGGCTCCGGGATATATCGGGTGGGCTTGAGTACGCCGACGGCAAAATCGGGCGCTCCGTCGCCGTCCACGTCGCCGACTTGAAGCTTCCAAGGATTCCATCGCCTCCGGGCGATGGAGGCCACCATTCGTTTCCCTCGATAGATTCGTAGCGGCTCCGCCTTCTGCGGATCGAGAACGGCCCGGTACGCAATGCCTTTATATTGGAACGGCTCGGTCCACGTTCGAGGGGGCGGTGGGGGTGAGGGGGCCATTCTCGGATAAGTGTACTGACTGGGCTAGTGGCGTCCGTGATTTGGGTCGCGGGCGGGCGTCGACTGAAGTCGAAACACGGCATGCGAGCTAAAGCTCGCGACCCAGGGCCCCAATTCCTTGGACGTCGGAATGGTCCAAGTACTTATACTAGGTTCCTCCTTCAAGACCGACTCCAGCGCCGGCTAAGTGCGATAACCAAGGGAGATTCGAGAGGGGTGTATGAGGATTAAGCCGGTTGGGATTTCTACGGCGGGATTGGGGTTGCTGATTGCGGCGGGATGCGGCGGTGGCGGCGGCTCGTCGACGGCTCCGGTCGACCGACCGGAGGGGAAGGTCGTGACCGATAATCCGCGGGGGTGGGTTAGCTGGGCGGATCTGCAGCAGATTCCGCTGGACTCGCAGCTCCAAGCAAGAATTTCCGACCACGGCACCGACGTATACGAGCGGCCCGTTTTCCTGCGCTCGACTTACGAGGAGGGGGGCGATAAGAAAGCGCTGATCGAACCCGCGGTCGGTGCGGCCGACGGCGAGGGAGATTCGGGGACCCCGGTTCTGTATAAGGGGAAGGTAGTGGGCGCCATTTACGCGGGCGCGGACATCC
This window encodes:
- a CDS encoding FG-GAP repeat protein gives rise to the protein MAPSPPPPPRTWTEPFQYKGIAYRAVLDPQKAEPLRIYRGKRMVASIARRRWNPWKLQVGDVDGDGAPDFAVGVLKPTRYIPEPHTSVFFYTFDGRHLHKKWLGSTVGRPLVDFCLGPRDRGRGQTLWTLERTFGGKVAVRCLRWSGFGFSSVGSEKVLETAEKLVRYRGKIAVVVSGKPIRMDLGGLQ